From a single Anaerolineales bacterium genomic region:
- a CDS encoding SDR family NAD(P)-dependent oxidoreductase has protein sequence MKVQNKVIVVTGGGSGIGRELVLNLLSKGAKVAAVDINESTLRETIELAGEWKKNLSTHVLSVADKDAVEALPAQVIAKHGVVDGIINNAGIIQPFVRLYDLDYNAIERVLNVNLYGTLYMVKAFLPHLLERPEAHIANVSSMGGFLPVPGQTIYGASKSAVKLMTEGLYAELLHTNVKVTLVYPGAIGTNITANSGVEIRSNGDAEKSSIKPLPADKAAEIIVDAIEKDRYSVLVGSDAKFMDFIYRLNPKGAAEFIYKQMKSLLPA, from the coding sequence ATGAAAGTACAAAATAAAGTGATCGTTGTCACAGGCGGCGGGAGCGGAATCGGACGCGAGTTGGTTTTGAACCTGCTCTCCAAAGGCGCAAAGGTCGCCGCGGTGGATATCAATGAATCCACCCTGCGCGAAACAATAGAACTGGCTGGCGAATGGAAGAAGAATCTATCCACGCATGTCTTGAGCGTCGCGGATAAAGATGCGGTGGAGGCGCTTCCCGCGCAGGTCATCGCCAAACACGGTGTTGTGGATGGCATCATCAATAACGCAGGCATCATTCAGCCCTTCGTCCGTTTGTATGATCTTGACTACAACGCCATCGAACGCGTGCTGAACGTCAACCTGTACGGGACGTTATACATGGTCAAGGCGTTCCTGCCGCACCTGCTTGAACGTCCCGAGGCGCACATCGCCAACGTTTCCAGCATGGGCGGCTTCCTGCCCGTGCCCGGACAGACCATCTACGGAGCGAGCAAATCCGCGGTGAAGTTGATGACCGAGGGCCTGTATGCCGAACTGCTGCACACCAATGTCAAAGTGACGCTCGTCTACCCCGGCGCCATCGGCACGAATATCACAGCAAATTCCGGCGTCGAGATCCGCTCCAACGGCGATGCGGAAAAGTCCAGCATCAAGCCTCTGCCCGCCGACAAAGCCGCCGAGATCATCGTGGATGCCATCGAGAAAGACCGTTACAGCGTGCTCGTCGGTTCCGATGCCAAATTCATGGATTTCATTTACAGGTTGAACCCCAAAGGCGCAGCGGAATTTATTTACAAGCAGATGAAGTCCCTGTTGCCTGCGTGA
- a CDS encoding MaoC/PaaZ C-terminal domain-containing protein, whose product MAGLYFEEFSVGQTVKTLSRTVGEDAINTFAGLTGDYNQIHTDAEFAKTTPFGQRVAHGLLGLSIATGLIMRTGLLEGTVLAFREIQEWKFVKPIFIGDTIHAVLTVTETKALPRIGGGALIAAVEVRNQNDEVLQKGTLNLLMLSKPK is encoded by the coding sequence ATGGCTGGACTTTATTTCGAGGAATTCTCAGTGGGACAAACCGTCAAGACCCTTTCGCGCACGGTGGGCGAGGACGCCATCAACACCTTCGCCGGGCTGACGGGCGATTACAACCAGATCCACACTGACGCTGAATTTGCAAAGACCACGCCGTTTGGTCAGCGTGTGGCGCACGGCTTGCTCGGCTTGTCCATTGCCACCGGGTTGATCATGCGCACCGGTCTGCTCGAAGGCACAGTGCTCGCGTTCCGCGAAATTCAGGAATGGAAATTCGTAAAACCGATCTTCATCGGCGACACCATCCATGCCGTGTTGACCGTCACCGAAACCAAAGCCCTGCCGCGCATTGGCGGCGGCGCGTTGATCGCGGCGGTCGAGGTCCGCAACCAGAACGATGAAGTTTTGCAAAAAGGGACGTTGAACTTGCTGATGTTGAGCAAGCCGAAATAA